In Labrys monachus, the genomic stretch ATATGATAGCGGACGCCGGGCAAGTCCTTCACGCGGCCGCCGCGGATCATCACCACGGAATGCTCCTGAAGGTTGTGGCCCTCGCCGGGGATGTAGCCGATGACCTCGAAGCCATTGGTGAGACGCACCTTGGCAACTTTACGCAAAGCCGAGTTCGGCTTCTTCGGGGTCGTCGTATAAACGCGGGTGCACACACCGCGCTTCTGCGGGCATGCTTCCAGGTGGCGCGCCTTCTCGCGATACACTTTCGGTTCGCGCGGCTTGCGGATCAGCTGGCTAATGGTCGGCATCGTTCGCCCTTCAACTTCGATTGGCACGCCCGTCACGGCCGCACCTGCTTTGCCTTGCATGAGGAACCCACGCAAAACGAAACCGCGCCAGCTTCCCTTGTCGGGGATGCAAGCGCGACACCCACAGAGGACCGCCGCGCTTTCACGCAGAGGTCATGACCGGAACTGTGTCTGATAGCCCGGAGGCAGCGTTTAAGCGATCGGTTCCGCGTCTTGACGACAGCAGGAACAACACAGCTTACCGCCTGCCCTGAAAGTAGGCTGTCTTTAGCTGCCGACTCGCCCCACGTCAAGCACGAAGCGTGTCAAAAAGCCCGGAAATGCAGTTTCTGGCCGGGAAAGCCGATAATGCGCCGGCGCGCACCGATCCATCGCGCGGGAGCCGGGCGGTAGCCCGGTATCAAAAGAAAGGGCGGCCCGCTGGCGGGCCGCCCCCTTATCGATGCGCGTCCTGCACCGGCGCTATTCGGCAGCCGGCAGGGCAACCACTTCCTCGGCGGGTGCCGCGACCGGCGTGGCCGCCTCGGCCTGCTTCTGCTGCAGGATGAGGTCGTCGCGGCGCTTGGCGATCTCGCGGATCCGCGCGATCTGGGCGCCGGTGCCGGCCGGGATGAGACGGCCGACGATGACGTTCTCCTTGAGCCCCTCCAGCGAATCCGACTTGCCGTTGACGGCAGCCTCGGTGAGCACGCGGGTGGTCTCCTGGAAGGACGCCGCC encodes the following:
- the rpsL gene encoding 30S ribosomal protein S12 encodes the protein MPTISQLIRKPREPKVYREKARHLEACPQKRGVCTRVYTTTPKKPNSALRKVAKVRLTNGFEVIGYIPGEGHNLQEHSVVMIRGGRVKDLPGVRYHILRGVLDTQGVKNRKQRRSKYGAKRPK